One genomic segment of Nocardia spumae includes these proteins:
- a CDS encoding AraC family transcriptional regulator — protein sequence MKPLARYAALNDYVDLGQSLGLDPARLVREAGLDPTSLSLQDRWVPASAVTELLERSAAESGREDFGLLLAERRRLSNLGPLSLVIREEPDVRSALELMVRHQHTYNESLHIRLSERNGIGHVRLRLDLGERRSTRQATELAMGAMQGILRGFLGAQWHPVETTFTHCAPRDRTTHLRLFGPHLTFDHEFTGMTLYTTDLDTSNPMSDPLLRPYTQQFLDSVDTGHDTAVRDRVQELVELLLPTGRCSADQVARSLGVDRRTVHRRLADEGYTYSEILDSTRIDLARRVVGNQARSLTEIAEMLGFSSPASFTRWFRGHHDCSPSQWRRAASKDSGGQINSTER from the coding sequence ATGAAGCCCTTGGCGCGGTACGCGGCATTGAACGACTACGTCGATCTCGGGCAGTCTCTCGGGCTGGATCCGGCTCGCCTGGTACGCGAGGCCGGACTCGATCCCACCAGTCTGAGCCTGCAGGATCGGTGGGTTCCCGCCTCCGCCGTCACCGAACTCCTGGAGCGTTCCGCCGCCGAATCGGGGCGGGAGGATTTCGGACTGCTGCTGGCCGAACGACGGCGCCTGTCCAACCTGGGACCGTTGAGCCTGGTCATCCGCGAGGAGCCCGATGTCCGCAGCGCGCTCGAGCTGATGGTTCGCCATCAGCACACCTACAACGAATCCCTGCACATCCGGCTCAGCGAGCGCAACGGCATCGGCCATGTCCGGCTGCGCCTGGATCTCGGCGAACGCCGCAGTACCCGGCAGGCCACCGAGCTGGCGATGGGTGCGATGCAGGGGATTCTGCGCGGATTCCTCGGCGCGCAATGGCACCCGGTCGAAACCACCTTCACCCATTGCGCGCCCCGGGACCGCACGACCCATCTGCGGTTGTTCGGACCCCATCTGACGTTCGATCACGAGTTCACCGGAATGACGCTCTACACAACAGATCTCGACACCTCGAATCCGATGTCGGATCCGCTGCTGCGGCCCTATACCCAGCAGTTCCTCGATTCCGTGGACACCGGACACGACACGGCGGTGCGCGATCGGGTGCAGGAACTCGTCGAACTGCTGCTGCCGACCGGGCGGTGCTCGGCCGATCAGGTGGCCCGCAGCCTGGGCGTGGATCGCCGCACGGTGCACCGCCGCCTGGCGGACGAGGGATACACCTATTCGGAGATCCTCGACTCCACCCGCATCGATCTCGCGCGCCGGGTGGTGGGCAATCAGGCGCGTTCACTCACCGAGATCGCGGAGATGCTCGGCTTCTCCAGCCCGGCCAGCTTCACCCGCTGGTTTCGCGGGCATCACGACTGCAGCCCGAGCCAATGGCGTCGGGCTGCGTCGAAAGATAGTGGTGGACAGATCAATTCAACTGAACGGTAG
- a CDS encoding MFS transporter, which translates to MQLNTTPEVPVADGSTGSAPTPDRARRYPWLVFALAFGLLLADYMSRQVLGAVFPLLKTEWGLTDSQLGSLNSVVALMVGLLTFPLSLLADRWGRVKSLVLMATLWSIATLLCALASDYHQMLGARFLVGVGEAAYGSVGIAVVLSVFAPRIHAALSGAFMAGGSFGSVLGVAAGGAIAVHLGWRWSFVTMAVAGLILAALFRVLVSEAKLARHADSESAEPVERDGFRAPVSSLFTNPAVLCAYLGGGVQLFAAAVLLAWTPSFFNRVYGLAADTAAVAAAGVVLLVGAGMVCCGIITDRIGRRDLSRKWLTAIAFCSISLVCLTVGFSIEHGAAQLILIGIGAWFSGGSSGPTAAMVATLTHSSVRASAMGTLTLSNSLLGMALGPFVVGLLADRYDLTTALRLAPLAYLVAIAALAAGKYLYPAGLRKLAAVHHQR; encoded by the coding sequence ATGCAGTTGAACACCACCCCCGAGGTCCCGGTGGCCGACGGTTCGACCGGTTCCGCGCCGACGCCGGACCGTGCGCGGCGGTATCCCTGGCTGGTCTTCGCCCTCGCCTTCGGACTGTTGCTCGCCGACTACATGTCCCGGCAGGTACTCGGCGCGGTCTTTCCGCTGCTGAAAACCGAATGGGGTCTGACGGACTCACAACTCGGATCGCTCAACAGCGTGGTAGCGCTGATGGTCGGATTGCTGACCTTCCCGCTGTCACTGCTCGCCGATCGGTGGGGCAGGGTCAAGAGCCTGGTGCTGATGGCCACCCTGTGGAGTATCGCCACCCTGCTCTGTGCGCTCGCCTCCGACTACCACCAGATGCTGGGCGCTCGGTTCCTGGTGGGAGTCGGGGAGGCGGCCTACGGCAGCGTCGGTATCGCGGTGGTCCTGAGTGTCTTCGCGCCCCGGATACACGCCGCCCTGAGCGGGGCGTTCATGGCGGGTGGTTCATTCGGTTCGGTACTGGGTGTCGCCGCCGGTGGCGCGATCGCGGTCCACCTCGGCTGGCGTTGGTCCTTCGTCACGATGGCGGTGGCCGGCTTGATTCTGGCCGCGCTGTTCCGGGTGCTGGTGAGCGAGGCGAAACTGGCTCGGCACGCCGACTCCGAAAGCGCGGAGCCAGTGGAGCGCGACGGGTTTCGAGCTCCGGTCTCCTCGCTGTTCACCAATCCGGCGGTGCTGTGCGCCTACCTCGGTGGTGGCGTGCAGTTGTTCGCGGCCGCGGTCCTGCTGGCGTGGACGCCGAGTTTCTTCAATCGGGTCTACGGTCTGGCGGCCGACACCGCGGCCGTCGCGGCGGCGGGTGTCGTCCTGCTGGTCGGCGCGGGAATGGTGTGCTGCGGCATCATCACCGACCGGATCGGCCGTCGTGACCTGTCCCGCAAATGGCTGACCGCGATCGCGTTCTGCTCGATCTCGCTGGTCTGCCTGACCGTCGGATTCAGTATCGAACACGGTGCGGCACAACTGATTCTGATCGGCATCGGCGCATGGTTCTCGGGCGGATCGTCGGGACCGACCGCCGCGATGGTCGCCACGCTCACCCATTCGTCGGTGCGCGCCTCCGCGATGGGCACGCTGACCCTGTCCAACAGTCTGCTCGGAATGGCATTGGGCCCGTTCGTCGTCGGCCTGCTCGCCGATCGATACGACCTGACCACCGCGCTGCGGCTGGCCCCCCTGGCCTATCTCGTCGCGATCGCCGCGCTCGCGGCGGGCAAGTACCTGTACCCGGCCGGCCTGCGCAAACTCGCCGCTGTTCACCACCAACGATGA
- a CDS encoding carboxymuconolactone decarboxylase family protein, whose product MRAGGNWNPLWNQLYAWDPEWTERFMAMHATPIARDVFPPEFVELLSIAIDAACTHMYSPGVRRHIRAALELGVAPEQIVTVLEMVSVLGIHACNVGIPILAEELEARGRSDHSGDGGPALDGNSTR is encoded by the coding sequence ATGCGGGCCGGCGGAAACTGGAATCCACTCTGGAATCAGCTCTACGCCTGGGATCCGGAATGGACCGAACGATTCATGGCCATGCATGCCACACCCATCGCGAGAGATGTCTTCCCACCGGAATTCGTCGAACTGCTGAGCATCGCCATCGACGCGGCGTGCACCCACATGTACTCACCGGGGGTGCGTCGCCACATCCGAGCCGCCCTCGAACTGGGCGTGGCTCCCGAACAGATCGTGACCGTGCTCGAGATGGTCAGTGTGCTCGGCATTCACGCCTGCAATGTGGGCATCCCGATTCTCGCCGAAGAACTCGAGGCCCGTGGCCGGTCGGATCACTCGGGCGACGGCGGCCCCGCTCTCGACGGGAATTCCACACGCTGA
- a CDS encoding DUF4203 domain-containing protein, which produces MNGLVVVLVGALLCFYGIRSVHLGVVAIGFGIGWLIADLFDPSFWTLLLFGLIGAVTTWVVVSLVFTFAAYAIGGLTGAMVGAKLATVFQPGDKNWAMSMIVILAVCVAGAFLAERFRARALLWLTSIGGASMVLSGLGRTSDQLSFLREPDSGWQQFLATAAWVALSAAGWIVQRHLFAEKLGIRHLAVDDGAKDAGK; this is translated from the coding sequence ATGAACGGCCTTGTCGTGGTGCTGGTGGGTGCGTTGTTGTGTTTCTACGGGATCCGATCGGTGCACTTGGGCGTGGTGGCGATCGGGTTCGGTATCGGGTGGTTGATCGCCGATTTGTTCGATCCGTCGTTCTGGACGTTGTTGCTGTTCGGGTTGATCGGCGCGGTGACAACCTGGGTGGTGGTATCGCTGGTGTTCACCTTCGCGGCGTATGCGATCGGTGGTCTGACCGGCGCGATGGTGGGCGCGAAGCTGGCCACGGTATTCCAGCCCGGTGACAAGAACTGGGCGATGAGCATGATCGTGATCCTGGCGGTGTGTGTGGCGGGGGCGTTTCTTGCCGAACGGTTCCGGGCGCGGGCGTTGTTGTGGCTGACCTCGATCGGTGGCGCGAGCATGGTGCTGAGTGGCCTGGGCCGCACGAGTGATCAGCTGTCGTTCCTGCGTGAACCCGACTCGGGGTGGCAGCAGTTCCTGGCCACCGCGGCGTGGGTGGCGCTGTCGGCCGCGGGCTGGATCGTGCAGCGGCACCTGTTCGCCGAGAAGCTCGGTATCCGCCATCTCGCGGTCGATGACGGTGCGAAGGACGCGGGAAAGTAG
- a CDS encoding acyl-[acyl-carrier-protein] thioesterase produces MSAATADRLADIAFPLTPCADESRAFHEHWPVRLGDTDGAERLRLDAVARYLQDIGYDHLQVVDEGDLHPGWIVRRTVMDVLRPIEFGDRVHLRRWPSALSNRWCNMRIQVRSENGGLIETEMFLIHVDIEAGRPARMSDRFMAPMLAATTQHRLQWRPALRARAGTGAEPRPFPLRVTDVDRYGHVNNAVHWGAVEEALARFPDATAAPYRVILEHAGPVMAGDEVLIRAWPDEDGLRVQLEVDGSARTLARIEPLAAG; encoded by the coding sequence ATGAGCGCCGCTACCGCCGACCGGTTGGCCGATATCGCGTTTCCGCTGACACCCTGTGCCGATGAGAGCCGGGCGTTCCATGAGCATTGGCCGGTCCGGCTCGGTGATACCGATGGCGCCGAGCGGCTGCGGCTCGATGCGGTGGCCCGGTATCTGCAGGACATCGGCTACGACCATCTGCAGGTGGTCGACGAGGGGGATCTGCATCCGGGGTGGATCGTGCGGCGCACGGTCATGGATGTCCTGCGGCCCATCGAGTTCGGGGATCGGGTGCATCTACGGCGCTGGCCGTCGGCGCTGTCGAATCGGTGGTGCAACATGCGCATTCAGGTGCGCAGCGAGAACGGTGGCCTGATCGAGACCGAGATGTTCCTGATTCATGTGGATATCGAGGCCGGGCGTCCGGCGCGGATGAGCGACCGTTTCATGGCGCCCATGCTCGCGGCGACCACCCAGCATCGATTGCAGTGGCGGCCCGCGCTGCGCGCGCGGGCCGGCACCGGCGCCGAGCCGCGGCCGTTCCCGCTGCGGGTGACCGATGTCGACCGCTATGGACATGTCAACAACGCGGTGCACTGGGGTGCGGTGGAGGAGGCGCTCGCCCGCTTTCCCGATGCCACGGCAGCGCCCTATCGGGTGATCCTCGAGCATGCCGGGCCGGTGATGGCCGGCGATGAGGTGCTGATCCGCGCGTGGCCGGACGAGGACGGGTTGCGAGTACAGCTGGAGGTCGACGGCAGCGCCCGGACTCTGGCGCGGATCGAACCGCTCGCCGCCGGGTAG
- a CDS encoding PadR family transcriptional regulator, whose product MTTSDRFKRSPLAMAVLGILHLEPMHPYAIQRRIKEWGKDKVVNVGQRAQLYKTIARLQDAGLVAVRATGRDQQYPERTVYEITESGRAACLAWITDMVSTPRNEFPEFPAALSFLMLLGPEGARAELERRVNTLRADLSELEAGISQAARFGLPRVTMLEDEYRRAVTEAEIRWLDGVVADLAAGSLGWSWESLARFRNQAVASDG is encoded by the coding sequence ATGACCACATCGGACCGGTTCAAGCGATCCCCGCTCGCCATGGCGGTGCTCGGCATCCTGCACCTGGAGCCGATGCACCCCTACGCGATCCAGCGCCGGATCAAGGAGTGGGGTAAGGACAAGGTCGTCAACGTGGGTCAGCGTGCCCAGCTGTACAAGACGATCGCGCGGCTGCAGGACGCCGGGCTGGTCGCGGTGCGTGCGACGGGCCGTGATCAGCAGTACCCGGAACGTACCGTCTACGAGATCACGGAGTCGGGCCGCGCCGCCTGCCTCGCCTGGATCACCGACATGGTCTCCACTCCCCGCAACGAGTTCCCGGAATTCCCCGCGGCGCTGTCCTTCCTGATGCTGCTCGGTCCCGAGGGCGCCCGGGCCGAACTCGAACGTCGTGTGAATACGCTGCGCGCCGACCTGTCCGAGCTCGAGGCGGGCATATCGCAGGCCGCGCGGTTCGGGCTCCCGCGCGTCACGATGCTCGAAGACGAATATCGGCGCGCGGTCACCGAGGCGGAAATCCGTTGGCTCGACGGCGTCGTCGCCGACCTCGCCGCCGGATCCCTCGGCTGGTCGTGGGAATCCTTGGCTCGGTTCCGGAATCAGGCGGTCGCATCGGACGGATAG
- a CDS encoding cyclopropane mycolic acid synthase family methyltransferase: MTDLSPFYADVQAHYDLSDEFFALFLDPSRTYSCAYFREPDLTLEQAQLAKIDLSLGKCDLHPGMTLLDIGCGWGSTMMRAIEKYDVRVIGLTLSRNQFEHVRELLTTLPRPAGEVRLCGWEEFDQPVDRIVSIGAFEHFRRERYDAFFDRCHRLLPPDGRMMLHTIIGFHRHQLRELDIPVTHEYLAFCKFLIDEIFPGGQLPQPQWVSEYAARAGFRTQDVQSLQPHYAHTLDLWARALREHRAEAIALTSEAVYDRYQRYLTGCADLFRDGYIDVRQHVLLA, translated from the coding sequence ATGACCGATCTGTCACCGTTTTACGCCGACGTCCAGGCGCACTACGACCTGTCCGACGAATTCTTCGCACTGTTTCTCGACCCCAGCCGCACCTACAGTTGCGCCTACTTCCGGGAACCGGATCTCACCCTGGAACAGGCTCAGCTCGCCAAGATCGATCTGTCGCTCGGAAAATGCGATCTGCACCCGGGGATGACGCTGCTCGATATCGGCTGCGGATGGGGTTCGACCATGATGCGCGCGATCGAGAAATACGATGTGCGCGTGATCGGCCTGACACTGAGCCGAAATCAGTTCGAGCACGTGCGCGAACTACTGACCACCCTCCCCCGGCCCGCCGGTGAGGTGCGGCTGTGTGGCTGGGAGGAGTTCGATCAGCCGGTGGACCGGATCGTCTCGATCGGCGCCTTCGAGCACTTCCGGCGTGAACGCTACGACGCCTTCTTCGACCGCTGCCACCGGCTCCTTCCGCCGGACGGCCGGATGATGCTGCACACCATCATCGGATTCCACCGTCACCAACTCCGCGAGCTGGACATTCCGGTGACCCACGAATATCTGGCCTTCTGCAAATTCCTGATCGACGAGATATTCCCGGGCGGTCAGCTACCCCAGCCGCAATGGGTCTCCGAGTACGCCGCACGCGCGGGTTTCCGAACTCAGGACGTCCAGTCTCTGCAGCCGCACTACGCCCACACCCTCGACCTGTGGGCGCGGGCATTGCGCGAACACCGCGCCGAGGCGATCGCCCTCACCTCGGAAGCCGTCTACGACCGCTACCAGCGTTATCTCACCGGCTGCGCCGACCTGTTCCGCGACGGTTATATCGACGTCCGCCAGCACGTCCTGCTCGCCTGA
- a CDS encoding MarR family winged helix-turn-helix transcriptional regulator produces the protein MSSQAETGADARMWNRLLILHAHVENRLATTLQRRHGLGLSEYRALGFLDQADDSELRMQELSDKLGLNQSSVTRLVGRLNAADFTYRDACPDDKRGVYTVLTDAGRTRYREARGTYDDTLTAALDDIAGTDPAIASILATAREAG, from the coding sequence ATGTCATCACAGGCGGAAACCGGTGCCGACGCACGGATGTGGAATCGGCTGCTGATCCTGCACGCTCATGTCGAGAACCGGCTCGCGACCACGTTGCAACGCCGCCACGGTCTCGGCCTGTCGGAATATCGGGCCCTGGGCTTTCTCGACCAGGCCGACGACAGCGAACTGCGCATGCAGGAACTGTCCGACAAGCTCGGACTCAACCAGAGCTCGGTGACCCGGCTGGTCGGCCGGCTCAATGCCGCCGATTTCACCTACCGCGACGCCTGTCCCGACGACAAACGCGGCGTGTACACCGTCCTCACCGACGCCGGCCGCACTCGCTATCGCGAGGCCCGCGGCACCTACGACGACACCCTGACCGCCGCGCTCGACGACATCGCCGGCACCGACCCCGCCATCGCCTCGATTCTCGCCACCGCCCGCGAAGCCGGGTAG
- a CDS encoding DMT family transporter, producing the protein MAWVYLLIASVFEIVFALATNATHGFTVLGPSLLTAAAAGGGIFFLSLALKSLDVGVGYTVWTGIGSVGTVIFGSVVFDEAITPAKVLAFVLIIGGVLGLKIADKLTTVTAAADIVVRPA; encoded by the coding sequence ATGGCCTGGGTCTACCTGCTCATCGCGTCCGTCTTCGAGATCGTGTTCGCCCTGGCGACCAACGCCACCCACGGATTCACCGTGCTGGGGCCGTCGCTACTGACGGCCGCCGCTGCCGGTGGCGGGATCTTCTTCCTGTCCCTCGCGTTGAAGTCGCTGGATGTCGGGGTCGGCTACACCGTGTGGACCGGGATCGGTTCGGTCGGGACGGTGATCTTCGGGTCGGTGGTGTTCGACGAGGCGATCACCCCGGCGAAGGTGCTGGCCTTCGTGCTGATCATCGGCGGGGTGCTGGGGTTGAAGATCGCCGACAAGCTCACCACCGTGACCGCCGCCGCCGACATCGTCGTCCGGCCGGCCTGA